The Pseudarthrobacter defluvii DNA window GGCCAGGGCCAGGCGGGTCTTCTCACCGCCGGAGAGCACGCCGGCGGGCTTGTCGACGTCGTCGCCGGAGAACAGGAAGGATCCGAGGATGCCGCGGACCTCGGCGTCCTTCATGTCCGGGGCGGAGGAGCGCATGTTCTCGAGCACGGTGCGGTCGTGGTCAAGGGTTTCGTGCTCCTGGGCGTAATAGCCAACCTTCAGCCCGTGGCCGGGGATGACCTCACCGGTGTCGGGAGCGTCCACCCCGGCGAGCATCCGGAGCAGCGTGGTCTTGCCGGCGCCGTTGAGCCCCAGGATGACCACCTTGGAGCCACGGTCGATGGCCAGGTCCACGTCTGTGAAGATTTCCAGCGAGCCGTAGGACTTGCTGAGCCCGTCCGCGGTGAGCGGGGTCTTGCCGCAGGGTGACGGGTCCGGGAACCGCAGGGCTGCCACACGGTCCTGCTCGCGGACGGCTTCCAGTCCGCTGAGCAGCCGTTCTGCGCGCTTGGCCATGTTCTGAGCGGCGACGGCCTTGGTGGCCTTAGCCCGCATCTTGTTGGCCTGGTCCATGAGGACCTGCGCCTTCTTTTCGGCGTTGGCGCGTTCGCGCTTCCGGGCGCGCTCGTCAGTCTCCCGCTGCAGGAGGTAACGCTTCCAGTCCATGTTGTAGAAATCGATCTGGGCGCGGTTGGCGTCCAGCAGGAACACTTTGTTGACGGTGGCTTCGAGCAGATCGGTGTCGTGGCTGATGACGATGAGGCCACCCTGGTGGTTCTTCAGGAAGTCACGCAGCCACGCGATGGAGTCGGCGTCGAGGTGGTTGGTGGGTTCGTCCAGGAGCATGGTCTCGGCATCCGAATAGAGGATGCGCGCAAGCTCCACACGGCGCCGCTGTCCGCCGGAGAGCGTCTTCAGCGGCTGGTTCAGCAGCCGGTCCGGAAGGGCAAGGTTGGAACAGATCGACGCCGCTTCGGCTTCGGCCGCGTAACCGCCCGCGGCGAGGAACTCGGATTCAAGCCGGTCGTACCGGTTCATGGCCTTGCGCTGAACGTCCGCGTCCTCGCTGGCCATTTCGTCGTGCGCCTTGCGAAGCTTTCCGACGACGACGTCCAGGCCGCGGGCGGAAAGGATACGGTCCCGCGCCAACTGCTCCATGTCGGGGGTCCGCGGGTCCTGGGGCAGGTAGCCGATTTCGCCGCTGCGGGTCACCTTCCCAGCGGCGGGCAGGCCTTCGCCCGCGAGGACACGGGTCAGCGTGGTCTTGCCCGCGCCGTTCCGGCCCACCAGGCCGATCTTGTCCCCTTTGTCGATGCGGAAGCTCACCTGGTCCATGAGGAGCCGGGCACCGGCGCGCAGTTCAAGATCCTGGACAGTAATCACAGCAGGTAAGGCCTTTCACAACAGGGAACGCCACGGTCCGCGCACTGTGTGCGAAGGGACGCCGGGGCAGAGTGGCCGGAGAACGGCACAATCCAGTCTACCGTCCGGCGGACCAAGCCAGTTTCAGCAGCAGAAACTTCCGGCAATCCGGTGATGGCGCCGTGGGCTTAACCGCGGGCACCGGCCCGGGGGTTCAAGCACAATGGGGTCATGGAATTTGATCGGCTGCTCCAGATCAGGCGTATTTACGCACAGCCAGCCGCCTTGGAGCTGCCCCGTGGCCAGGAGATCGTTGCGCGCTGGCCGGATGCCGACGTCGTGCCTGTGGACAACCACTGGAACATCCCGGACGTGCACGGTGACGAAACCAATGTGCCGCGCTGGTCGCGGATCAAAACGGAGGCTCTGGTCCTCGGGGTCAAAAAGTCACTGGCCGTCAAGCCGAACGGTCGTTCGGCGGACTTCATTGCGCCCTCAACGGCCAACGGCTGCGCCATGGCGTGCGCCTACTGCTACGTGCCGCGGCACAAGGGCTACAGCAATCCTGTTACGGTGTTCGCCAATATCGACCAGATCGCGGCGACGCTCGAGCGGCACGCAACGCGCCAGGGGCTGAAGCTGGAGCCCAACCAGTGCGATCCCGAGCTGTGGGTTTATGACATCGGCGAGAACAGCGACTGCTCCGTCGACGCCATGATCAGTGACAACGTCGAGGAGCTCGTTGCGCTCTTCCGCGAGCTGCCAAATGCCAAGCTCTCCTTTGCCACCAAGTTCGTCAATCCGGCGATGCTGGCGTGGGACCACGGCGGCCACACCCGGATCCGCTTCTCCCTGATGCCGGCGGACCTGGCCAAGTCCATCGACGTCAGGACGTCGCCTGTGGCGGAGAGGATGGCGGCCATCAACGATTTCGTTGATGCCGGCTACGAGGTTCACGTGAACTTCTCCCCCGTCATCATCACCGACACGTGGCTCGCCGACTGGGAGGGACTGCTCCGCCAGCTCGACGCAACACTGACGCCGACAGCCAAGGCCCAACTCGCGGCGGAGGTCATCTTCCTAACCCACAACGAGCAGCTGCACGAGGTCAACCTGGGCTGGCATCCGCAGGCGGAGAATGTCCTGTGGCGTCCCGACCTTCAGGAATCGAAAACCTCGTCCAACGGCTTCAACAACGTCCGCTACCGGTCACGGGCCAAGGCCGGTTACGTGCGCCAGCTGACCCGGCTCATTGAGGACATAGCGCCGTACTGCCGCATCCGCTACGCCTTCTGAAAGAGGCAGCGGATGCGGCCCGGTGCTGTCAGCTGTGGGACTCTTCCGGCCCGTGTCCGGCGTTGCCCGCCGCAGCGGCACCTTCTTTGTGTCCGCCTTTGGCCTTGCCGAATGGGAGCACCTTCAGCAGCGGACCCACAACGGCCATAACGACAAGGCCCCAGGCGAGGCCGACAACTGCTGAGAGCAGGGTGTCAACGAGCCAGGCCAGGAAGCCGCCGACAACCGCAACGCCTGCCACCGGATGCTCGATGGCGTGGATCAAGTCATAGGGCGCGTGCCAGCCCAGGTCGTGGGTCCCCTGCACCATGATGTGCCCGCCCACCCAAAGCATTGCGATGGTGCCGACAAAGGTGATGGTGGACAGTACGGCCGGCATCGCCGATACCAACAGCCTCCCAAAGCGCTTGGCCCGGGGCGAGTCCTTGGCGGCCAGGTGCACACCGATGTCGTCCATTTTGACGATGAGTGCCACCGCACCGTAGACGAGCACTGTAATGGCGAACGCCACCATCACCAGGATGAACGCGCGGACCCAGATGGACTCTGTGGCTACCTCGTTCATGGAGATGACCATGATCTCGCAGGAAAGGATGAA harbors:
- a CDS encoding spore photoproduct lyase family protein, coding for MEFDRLLQIRRIYAQPAALELPRGQEIVARWPDADVVPVDNHWNIPDVHGDETNVPRWSRIKTEALVLGVKKSLAVKPNGRSADFIAPSTANGCAMACAYCYVPRHKGYSNPVTVFANIDQIAATLERHATRQGLKLEPNQCDPELWVYDIGENSDCSVDAMISDNVEELVALFRELPNAKLSFATKFVNPAMLAWDHGGHTRIRFSLMPADLAKSIDVRTSPVAERMAAINDFVDAGYEVHVNFSPVIITDTWLADWEGLLRQLDATLTPTAKAQLAAEVIFLTHNEQLHEVNLGWHPQAENVLWRPDLQESKTSSNGFNNVRYRSRAKAGYVRQLTRLIEDIAPYCRIRYAF
- a CDS encoding ABC-F family ATP-binding cassette domain-containing protein, whose product is MITVQDLELRAGARLLMDQVSFRIDKGDKIGLVGRNGAGKTTLTRVLAGEGLPAAGKVTRSGEIGYLPQDPRTPDMEQLARDRILSARGLDVVVGKLRKAHDEMASEDADVQRKAMNRYDRLESEFLAAGGYAAEAEAASICSNLALPDRLLNQPLKTLSGGQRRRVELARILYSDAETMLLDEPTNHLDADSIAWLRDFLKNHQGGLIVISHDTDLLEATVNKVFLLDANRAQIDFYNMDWKRYLLQRETDERARKRERANAEKKAQVLMDQANKMRAKATKAVAAQNMAKRAERLLSGLEAVREQDRVAALRFPDPSPCGKTPLTADGLSKSYGSLEIFTDVDLAIDRGSKVVILGLNGAGKTTLLRMLAGVDAPDTGEVIPGHGLKVGYYAQEHETLDHDRTVLENMRSSAPDMKDAEVRGILGSFLFSGDDVDKPAGVLSGGEKTRLALATIVASSANVLLLDEPTNNLDPASRAEILGALRNYTGAVVLVSHDEGAVEALNPERVVMLPDGVEDLWNEDYLDLITLA
- a CDS encoding DUF808 domain-containing protein, producing the protein MSGGLVALLDDVAALARIAAASVDDVAAGAAKAGTKAAGVVIDDAAVTPQYVSGADPSRELPMIKKIFWGSIRNKLLIILPALLLISAFIPWIIPFILMLGGTYLCYEGAEKVWHKLRGGHHEEEEAPAVERGHEAEAKVVKGAITTDFILSCEIMVISMNEVATESIWVRAFILVMVAFAITVLVYGAVALIVKMDDIGVHLAAKDSPRAKRFGRLLVSAMPAVLSTITFVGTIAMLWVGGHIMVQGTHDLGWHAPYDLIHAIEHPVAGVAVVGGFLAWLVDTLLSAVVGLAWGLVVMAVVGPLLKVLPFGKAKGGHKEGAAAAGNAGHGPEESHS